A part of Arthrobacter dokdonellae genomic DNA contains:
- the cobA gene encoding uroporphyrinogen-III C-methyltransferase: MAIADLFPTSLRLLGRPALVVGGGPVAARRAKALLDAGARVTLVAPVLSSAARELTDLLVWEPRHYRGTDMEDTWFAVAASEDPGIDSRVAADAEAQRVWCVNHSHAEDSAAWTPAVATVEDVKVAVNAGGDPLRAVAIRNAIKASLETGELPLGRYRRDTDMGPRARGPRVERGSARERPGIDQRGRVALVGGGPGAEDLITVRGRRLLAEADVVVADRLGPRGLLEGLGEDVKVIEVGKTPGHHPVPQTEINAILVREAQNGNRVVRLKGGDPYVLGRGGEEAIACRENGVDVEVVPGVTSAVSVPAAAGIPVTHRGLAKAFTMVSGHEDLDNVPAGSDHTVVLLMGVGTLNRSVPTLQAAGRGPDCPVAIIENGFAKNQRVTIGTLGTITAQAQAGRVRNPAVVVVGDVVRVSPLAPAALATARYGTRETFIPLS, encoded by the coding sequence ATGGCAATTGCAGATCTTTTTCCGACCTCGCTGCGGCTCCTTGGCCGCCCCGCGCTGGTGGTGGGTGGCGGCCCCGTTGCTGCGCGCCGCGCCAAGGCCCTGCTCGACGCCGGGGCCCGCGTCACGCTGGTGGCCCCCGTCCTCAGCAGCGCGGCCCGGGAACTCACCGACCTCCTGGTCTGGGAGCCTCGCCACTATCGCGGAACCGACATGGAGGACACCTGGTTTGCCGTGGCCGCCAGCGAAGACCCTGGCATCGATTCCCGTGTCGCGGCCGACGCCGAGGCGCAGCGCGTCTGGTGCGTCAACCACTCCCACGCGGAAGATTCCGCAGCCTGGACCCCCGCCGTCGCAACGGTCGAGGACGTCAAGGTGGCCGTCAACGCCGGGGGAGACCCGCTGCGCGCCGTCGCCATCCGCAACGCCATCAAGGCGTCGCTGGAAACCGGCGAACTGCCGTTGGGGAGATACCGCCGGGATACCGACATGGGCCCACGGGCGCGAGGGCCCCGCGTCGAGCGTGGGAGTGCGCGGGAGCGCCCGGGGATCGACCAGCGGGGACGGGTCGCCCTCGTCGGCGGCGGTCCCGGCGCCGAGGACCTCATCACTGTCCGCGGCCGGCGGCTGCTGGCCGAGGCCGACGTCGTCGTCGCGGACAGGCTGGGCCCGCGCGGCCTGCTAGAGGGCCTGGGCGAAGACGTGAAGGTCATCGAGGTCGGCAAGACTCCCGGCCACCACCCGGTCCCGCAAACTGAAATCAACGCCATCCTCGTCCGGGAAGCACAAAATGGCAACCGTGTGGTCCGGCTCAAGGGAGGCGACCCGTATGTGCTGGGCCGCGGCGGCGAGGAAGCCATCGCCTGCCGCGAGAACGGCGTGGACGTGGAAGTGGTCCCGGGCGTCACCAGCGCGGTCAGCGTCCCGGCCGCCGCCGGCATCCCGGTCACACACCGAGGCCTGGCCAAGGCGTTCACCATGGTCAGCGGCCACGAGGATCTCGACAACGTCCCCGCAGGCAGCGACCACACGGTCGTCCTGCTGATGGGCGTCGGCACGCTCAACCGCTCCGTCCCCACCCTGCAGGCGGCGGGACGCGGACCGGACTGCCCCGTGGCCATCATCGAGAACGGCTTCGCCAAGAACCAGCGCGTCACCATTGGCACACTGGGCACCATCACGGCCCAGGCCCAGGCGGGCCGGGTGCGCAACCCGGCGGTCGTCGTCGTTGGCGACGTGGTGCGTGTCAGCCCACTGGCCCCGGCCGCGCTGGCCACGGCCCGCTACGGCACGCGCGAAACCTTCATCCCACTCTCCTAG
- a CDS encoding PIN domain-containing protein, producing the protein MDLQIAATAVRHGLLLLTRNIDDFAGLEHAVTVIGLPDHN; encoded by the coding sequence ATGGACCTGCAGATCGCTGCGACCGCCGTACGGCATGGACTGCTCTTGTTGACGCGCAATATCGACGACTTCGCCGGACTGGAACACGCTGTGACCGTCATTGGCCTGCCTGACCATAATTGA
- a CDS encoding ABC transporter permease — translation MPETVTSPLLKSGSAEDMRSLEAGLDSLQSEAVPRRRIDLSRVLLPVAALVVLVLAWQLYVALGFRRRDQVPGPLDVLGSLGLLWQEGTAQEAIWTSLQRGVVGFAISIVVATPIGLLLSQVRVLRRAFGPLVSGLQVLPSVAWVPAAIIWFGLSDATVYFVMFMGAIPSIINGLISGVDQIPPQYRRVGRILGASRWEMALNVVLPAALPGYVGGLKQGWAFSWRSLMAAEIIAMGGTLGFGLGSLLEQGRQLADMGIVMSAILVILFVGIAVELLVFAPVEKRLLRGRGLLAGSTR, via the coding sequence ATGCCTGAGACAGTCACCTCGCCCCTGCTTAAGAGCGGCAGCGCCGAGGACATGAGGTCCTTGGAAGCCGGGCTGGACTCTCTGCAGTCCGAGGCGGTGCCCCGCCGCAGGATCGACCTCTCCCGGGTGCTGCTGCCCGTCGCTGCCCTGGTGGTCCTGGTCTTGGCGTGGCAGTTGTACGTCGCGCTCGGTTTCCGGCGCCGCGACCAGGTGCCGGGGCCGCTGGACGTGCTCGGCTCCCTGGGACTGCTCTGGCAGGAAGGCACCGCGCAGGAAGCCATCTGGACGTCGCTGCAGCGCGGCGTCGTCGGCTTCGCCATCAGCATTGTGGTGGCCACGCCCATCGGCCTGCTGCTGTCCCAGGTCCGCGTTCTTCGCCGCGCCTTTGGGCCGCTGGTGTCCGGGCTGCAGGTGCTGCCGTCCGTGGCGTGGGTGCCGGCCGCCATCATCTGGTTCGGGCTCAGCGACGCCACCGTGTACTTCGTCATGTTCATGGGCGCCATCCCATCCATCATCAACGGGCTGATTTCCGGCGTGGACCAGATTCCGCCGCAGTACCGGCGCGTGGGACGGATACTGGGCGCCTCGCGTTGGGAGATGGCCTTGAACGTGGTGCTGCCCGCCGCCCTGCCCGGCTACGTGGGCGGGCTGAAGCAGGGTTGGGCGTTCTCGTGGCGCTCACTCATGGCGGCGGAAATCATCGCGATGGGCGGGACGCTGGGCTTCGGCCTGGGCTCGCTGCTCGAGCAGGGACGGCAACTGGCGGACATGGGGATCGTCATGTCCGCGATCCTGGTCATCCTGTTCGTGGGCATCGCCGTGGAGCTGCTGGTATTTGCGCCCGTGGAAAAGCGGCTCCTGCGCGGCCGCGGCCTGTTGGCCGGCAGCACCCGGTAG
- a CDS encoding ABC transporter ATP-binding protein: MTETLTQSPGREPQDATGARRTEEGLQGGAPAVVLENVGKRFGAGPAVLADVNATVRQGEFVALLGASGCGKSTLLNIISGLDVPTSGALEVPSDGAAFMFQDSSLFPWLSARGNVELALKLRGVGRAERKLRARELLDLVNLGHSADKRPHELSGGMRQRVALARSLAQDRAVLLMDEPFAALDAITRDLLHNELERVWKETGRTIIFVTHNVREAVRLGQRVLLLSSRPGTVVAEWQVSEEHRTDAAKAGELSGCITARLREEIRRHA, from the coding sequence ATGACGGAGACGCTCACGCAGTCCCCGGGCCGGGAACCGCAGGACGCAACCGGCGCCCGGCGCACGGAGGAAGGGCTCCAGGGCGGGGCTCCCGCCGTCGTACTTGAAAACGTGGGCAAGCGCTTCGGTGCCGGCCCGGCCGTCCTGGCCGACGTCAATGCCACCGTACGGCAGGGCGAGTTCGTGGCGCTGCTGGGCGCTTCGGGCTGTGGGAAGTCGACCCTGCTCAATATCATTTCGGGGCTGGACGTGCCGACGTCCGGGGCGCTGGAGGTGCCGTCGGACGGGGCCGCGTTCATGTTCCAGGACTCGTCGCTCTTTCCCTGGCTGAGCGCCCGGGGAAACGTTGAGCTGGCGCTGAAGCTGCGCGGCGTGGGCCGGGCGGAGCGGAAGCTGCGCGCCCGGGAGCTGCTGGATCTGGTGAACCTGGGGCACTCGGCGGACAAGCGCCCGCACGAACTTTCCGGAGGCATGCGGCAGCGCGTGGCCTTGGCGCGATCGCTCGCCCAGGACCGGGCCGTGCTGCTGATGGACGAGCCCTTTGCCGCCCTGGACGCCATCACCCGCGACCTGCTGCACAACGAGCTGGAACGGGTGTGGAAGGAGACCGGCCGGACCATCATTTTTGTCACCCATAATGTGCGCGAGGCAGTGCGGCTGGGCCAGCGCGTGCTGCTGCTCTCCTCCCGCCCCGGCACAGTGGTGGCCGAATGGCAGGTCTCCGAGGAACACCGCACCGACGCCGCCAAGGCCGGCGAACTTTCCGGGTGCATCACCGCCCGACTGCGCGAGGAGATCCGCCGCCATGCCTGA
- a CDS encoding ABC transporter substrate-binding protein, producing MPNHPEHPPKLATTRIVAGEMPKGRRRTAEIIAVAALVALIGAGAAVASVTANNSAKNDAAPQASAAATLRLGYFPNVTHAPAIAGLQEGIFAKDLGATMLTTQAFSAGPSAIEALNAGAIDAAYLGPNPAINSYVQSSGASIRIIAGATSGGAELVVKPSITSAAQLKGKVLATPQLGGTQDVALRSWLAGEGYKTTPGGGGGVTINPTDNAQTLKLFQAGKLDGAWLPEPWASRLVLQAGAKVLVNEAGLWDKGQFSTTVLVVNKSFLDAHPQTVEALLKGHVDSIQWLGKHRPQAAAVVNAGLAKTAGKPLAQNVIDRSLTELTFSADPLAATFPKLLQHGVAAGVTKQADLSGIFDLEPLNQVLKAAGQNPVSAAGLGTE from the coding sequence ATGCCGAACCACCCCGAACACCCGCCGAAGCTTGCCACCACCCGGATAGTCGCCGGCGAAATGCCCAAGGGAAGGCGCCGCACGGCCGAGATCATCGCCGTCGCCGCACTCGTCGCGCTGATTGGGGCGGGGGCCGCCGTCGCGTCCGTCACCGCCAACAACAGTGCCAAGAACGACGCCGCTCCCCAAGCCAGTGCGGCCGCGACCCTCCGCCTGGGCTACTTCCCCAACGTCACGCACGCACCGGCCATTGCCGGCCTGCAGGAAGGCATCTTTGCCAAGGACCTGGGCGCCACAATGCTGACCACCCAGGCGTTCAGCGCCGGGCCATCGGCCATCGAGGCGCTCAATGCCGGGGCCATCGACGCCGCCTACCTGGGCCCGAACCCCGCCATCAACTCCTACGTCCAAAGCAGCGGCGCGTCCATCAGGATCATTGCGGGCGCCACCAGCGGGGGAGCGGAACTGGTGGTCAAGCCATCCATCACCTCAGCGGCGCAGCTCAAGGGCAAGGTCCTGGCCACCCCGCAGCTGGGCGGCACCCAGGACGTGGCGCTCCGCTCATGGCTGGCCGGCGAGGGCTACAAGACAACGCCTGGCGGCGGCGGGGGCGTCACCATCAACCCCACCGACAACGCCCAAACGCTCAAACTCTTCCAGGCCGGCAAGCTCGACGGCGCCTGGCTTCCCGAGCCCTGGGCCTCCCGCTTGGTGCTCCAGGCCGGCGCCAAGGTGCTGGTGAATGAAGCCGGGCTGTGGGACAAGGGGCAATTTAGCACCACCGTGCTGGTGGTGAACAAGTCGTTCCTGGACGCCCATCCGCAGACTGTCGAGGCGCTCCTGAAGGGCCACGTGGACTCGATCCAGTGGCTCGGCAAACACAGGCCGCAGGCGGCCGCGGTGGTCAACGCAGGGCTGGCAAAGACCGCTGGAAAGCCGCTGGCCCAGAACGTCATTGACAGGTCGCTGACCGAGCTGACGTTCTCCGCCGATCCGTTGGCGGCGACCTTCCCTAAGCTCCTGCAGCACGGCGTCGCAGCCGGGGTGACCAAGCAGGCGGACCTCTCGGGCATCTTTGACCTGGAACCGCTCAACCAAGTGCTGAAGGCGGCCGGGCAGAATCCGGTTTCGGCGGCCGGACTGGGGACAGAATGA
- a CDS encoding GTP pyrophosphokinase has translation MRQSVGEFSPDVLDFAGRICDYEAAAEAIRKCIVARLRDDGLNHHDVRCRVKTPKSVQEKLDRRDEFARPRYPGGPDNLDDLIGVRVILFVETDIKAVAIALTSQFICHDDEDKTAVIRKNGGIGYAGRHLTLEVPVDSPPVGCEAYRGQRFEVQLRTVLQHAWAEFEHDIRFKGTHVDNAEISRAFTMASTLIELADQQFVNISDILKRLQSETAANGSQVLDADSLQLLLDRTFPAFPHSRASQYQWLVEVLAASGYCTVAAIEQWFADIDQGAVVASMGYRFTPGQVRVVDDLLLKTLGEPYIDATKNVGNDFNREGKLRFRLRRLRGVHPQDS, from the coding sequence ATGCGGCAGTCCGTTGGGGAGTTCAGTCCGGACGTTTTGGACTTTGCCGGGCGTATCTGTGACTATGAGGCCGCCGCGGAGGCCATCCGAAAATGCATCGTCGCCAGACTGCGGGACGACGGCCTGAACCATCACGACGTTCGCTGCCGCGTCAAGACGCCAAAGTCCGTGCAGGAAAAGCTGGACCGCCGCGATGAATTCGCCAGGCCGCGGTACCCCGGCGGTCCCGACAACCTTGACGACCTGATCGGCGTCCGCGTTATCCTCTTTGTGGAAACTGACATCAAGGCCGTGGCCATAGCGCTGACCAGCCAGTTCATCTGCCATGACGACGAGGACAAGACCGCCGTCATCCGTAAGAACGGCGGAATAGGTTACGCGGGCCGGCACCTGACACTGGAAGTGCCCGTGGACAGCCCGCCGGTGGGATGCGAGGCGTACCGAGGGCAGCGCTTCGAGGTGCAGTTGCGCACGGTCCTCCAGCACGCTTGGGCCGAATTCGAGCACGACATCCGCTTCAAGGGCACGCACGTGGACAACGCCGAAATCAGCCGGGCGTTCACCATGGCGTCAACGTTGATAGAGCTGGCGGACCAACAGTTCGTGAACATTTCCGACATCCTCAAAAGGCTGCAGTCGGAAACGGCCGCGAACGGCTCACAGGTCCTCGACGCGGATTCCCTGCAGCTGCTCCTGGACCGTACGTTCCCGGCCTTTCCCCACAGCAGGGCCAGCCAGTACCAGTGGCTGGTCGAAGTGCTCGCGGCCAGCGGCTACTGCACCGTGGCGGCGATCGAACAGTGGTTTGCGGACATCGACCAAGGCGCCGTGGTGGCGTCCATGGGTTACCGCTTCACGCCCGGCCAGGTCCGCGTAGTCGACGACCTCTTGCTCAAGACCCTCGGCGAACCGTATATCGACGCCACCAAAAACGTGGGCAACGACTTCAACCGCGAAGGCAAGCTGCGCTTCCGGCTGCGGCGGCTGCGCGGCGTCCATCCCCAAGACTCTTAA
- a CDS encoding DUF222 domain-containing protein, protein MDRPESGPGSGGVPATADVAALIAAVSLPSIEPFGPDTPGLAGLPAYTRHPVPEPEPASRVQVARTVQDATIAALAAVRVLEGRTAALKAALLARHLAAAAVESAAVALDPWQAGLGEASATAEIATTLCIAQGSAAALARQAVELLAHHPETLTALETGTLSWRHACTVLGETGTLAQTPSLAPADITAFEARLLAAAPGTTAGGFASRARRMREGLHPETLTTRTRQAIAKRSLTLEPGKDGMSWLTLHIPAPAAQGAYVQCTRLARTQQGPDEHRTPGQLQADTATLLLLNQPLPTTTNEGTTNTTGGSNAGTNGGTTGGLSDSDSNAGTTRGTTAGLSNSDNRTTGADSDRSNGGSSSTGGSNGNTRHDGPGGNNAGGAAGAPDGSHTVAGGRNGGPVGGPYVGARFISDPFSGQILDMYTITSPTPMEEGRYTGLTLVDVVPDWAHGPSHEVIGPLTRDADARARAWETNPENIPLTGTLCPDTPPGTGSTGTASGTGSTVGGSVMRDGHARGDGSVPGGGTNGATNGGTGGGSGVTGGMIGELVAGLAGALVDGVVDGLLEDPVQDYLDQLEAARNGAAITGPPLPGAQVIITVPVLGLLGATNEPAQLAGHGPIPEETARRLLENAGAFLRVLTDPVTNVPLAELAPERYRLREAEKTLLRALNETCSFPNCTNPAITADIDHVIAYGQGGPTTRANTHPGCRLHHALRHFRDDKDRHGRYRQDRDPDRAGIKLRGWKPCTTADGRVGWTSPTGKYHAPTPRDTQPPAYPKWLKKRLAKNPSHHKNSPTTGPAPRIDLSQSPLESLLDYNFKHPNNNNPPDS, encoded by the coding sequence ATGGACAGGCCGGAGAGCGGCCCCGGCAGCGGGGGAGTTCCCGCCACAGCGGATGTGGCGGCCCTCATCGCCGCCGTGTCCCTTCCCTCCATTGAACCCTTCGGCCCCGACACGCCCGGGCTGGCCGGGCTGCCGGCGTACACCCGGCACCCGGTCCCGGAGCCGGAACCGGCCTCGCGGGTCCAGGTCGCGCGCACCGTGCAGGACGCCACCATCGCCGCCCTGGCCGCGGTGCGGGTCCTGGAGGGGAGGACCGCGGCGTTGAAGGCGGCCCTGCTCGCCCGCCACCTGGCCGCCGCCGCCGTCGAATCGGCCGCGGTGGCCCTGGACCCGTGGCAGGCCGGGCTGGGCGAAGCCTCCGCGACCGCCGAGATCGCCACGACCCTGTGCATCGCCCAGGGCAGCGCGGCCGCCCTGGCCCGCCAGGCCGTGGAACTGCTCGCCCACCACCCCGAGACCCTCACCGCCCTGGAAACCGGCACCCTGTCCTGGCGGCACGCGTGCACGGTCCTGGGTGAAACCGGCACCCTGGCCCAAACCCCGTCCCTGGCCCCGGCCGACATCACCGCGTTCGAAGCCCGCCTGCTCGCCGCCGCGCCGGGCACCACCGCCGGCGGGTTCGCCTCCCGGGCCCGGCGGATGCGCGAGGGCCTGCACCCGGAAACCCTCACCACCCGCACCCGCCAGGCCATCGCCAAACGCTCCCTCACCCTCGAACCGGGCAAGGACGGCATGTCCTGGCTGACCCTGCACATCCCCGCCCCGGCAGCCCAGGGCGCCTACGTCCAATGCACGCGCCTCGCCCGGACCCAACAAGGCCCCGACGAACACCGCACCCCCGGCCAACTCCAAGCCGACACCGCCACCCTCCTCCTCCTAAACCAACCCCTCCCCACCACCACCAACGAAGGCACCACCAACACCACCGGCGGCAGCAACGCCGGAACCAACGGCGGAACCACCGGCGGGCTCAGCGACAGCGACAGTAACGCCGGAACCACCCGCGGAACCACCGCCGGGCTCAGCAACAGCGACAACCGCACGACCGGCGCAGACAGCGACAGGAGCAACGGCGGCTCAAGCAGCACCGGCGGAAGCAACGGCAACACCCGCCACGACGGGCCCGGAGGAAACAATGCCGGCGGCGCCGCTGGCGCTCCGGACGGCAGCCACACTGTGGCCGGCGGCCGCAATGGCGGGCCTGTCGGCGGCCCGTACGTGGGTGCACGGTTCATCAGCGACCCGTTCTCGGGCCAGATCCTGGACATGTACACCATCACCAGCCCCACCCCGATGGAAGAGGGCCGGTATACCGGGTTGACGCTGGTGGACGTGGTCCCGGACTGGGCCCACGGGCCCTCGCACGAAGTGATCGGGCCCCTGACCCGGGACGCCGACGCCCGCGCCAGGGCCTGGGAGACCAACCCGGAAAACATCCCCCTGACCGGAACCCTCTGCCCCGACACCCCACCCGGCACCGGCAGCACCGGCACGGCATCCGGCACCGGCAGCACGGTCGGAGGCTCCGTGATGCGGGACGGTCATGCCCGAGGGGACGGTTCCGTCCCGGGCGGCGGCACGAATGGAGCCACCAACGGCGGCACGGGCGGCGGCTCCGGTGTCACCGGTGGCATGATTGGGGAGCTGGTCGCCGGGCTTGCCGGCGCCCTGGTGGACGGGGTGGTCGACGGGTTGCTGGAGGATCCCGTGCAGGACTACCTGGACCAGCTCGAGGCCGCCCGCAACGGGGCGGCGATCACCGGGCCTCCGCTGCCGGGCGCGCAGGTGATCATCACGGTCCCGGTCCTGGGCCTGCTCGGAGCCACGAACGAACCGGCGCAGCTGGCCGGGCACGGGCCGATCCCGGAGGAAACCGCCCGCAGGCTCCTGGAGAACGCCGGGGCGTTCCTGCGCGTGCTCACCGATCCCGTCACCAACGTGCCCCTGGCGGAGCTGGCCCCGGAACGGTACCGGCTGCGGGAAGCCGAGAAAACCCTGCTGCGGGCGTTGAACGAGACGTGTTCGTTCCCGAACTGCACCAACCCGGCCATCACCGCCGACATCGACCATGTCATCGCCTACGGCCAGGGCGGGCCCACCACCAGGGCCAACACCCACCCGGGCTGCCGCCTCCATCACGCGCTGCGTCACTTCCGTGACGACAAGGACCGCCACGGCCGCTACCGCCAGGACCGGGACCCGGACCGGGCCGGGATCAAGCTGCGCGGCTGGAAGCCCTGCACCACCGCCGACGGGCGCGTGGGCTGGACCTCGCCCACCGGCAAATACCACGCCCCCACACCCCGCGACACCCAGCCACCGGCCTACCCCAAATGGCTCAAAAAACGCCTCGCCAAAAACCCCAGCCACCACAAAAACAGCCCCACAACCGGCCCGGCGCCCCGGATCGACCTAAGTCAAAGCCCCCTCGAAAGCCTCCTCGACTACAACTTCAAACACCCCAACAACAACAACCCGCCCGACAGCTGA
- a CDS encoding ABC transporter permease: MNTHFFGDTAVLLGRSLRHITRSLDTIITTTIMPIAFMLLFVYVLGGAIKTGTGNYVNYLLPGILLITIASGISYTAFRLFLDMKGGIFERFQSMPVARSSVLWAHVLTSLVANLVSIVVVVLVALIMGFRSSAGPLAWIAVGGILMLFTLALTWIAVIPGLSATSADGASAFSYPIILLPFISSAFVPTATMPGPMRWFAENQPVTSIVNTVRDLFAQQPVGNSIWIALTWCVGILIVAYIFAMAAYRKKIA; this comes from the coding sequence ATGAACACGCACTTCTTTGGCGACACCGCCGTCCTGCTGGGACGGTCCCTGCGCCACATCACGCGCAGCCTGGACACGATCATCACCACCACCATCATGCCGATCGCTTTCATGCTGTTGTTTGTGTACGTACTTGGCGGGGCCATCAAGACGGGCACCGGCAACTACGTCAACTACCTGCTGCCGGGCATCCTGCTGATCACGATTGCCTCGGGCATCTCCTACACGGCATTCCGGCTGTTCCTGGACATGAAGGGCGGAATCTTCGAGCGGTTCCAGTCCATGCCTGTCGCGCGATCGTCCGTGCTGTGGGCCCACGTGCTGACGTCGTTGGTTGCCAACCTGGTCTCGATCGTCGTTGTGGTGCTGGTTGCCCTGATCATGGGCTTCCGTTCGTCCGCCGGGCCGCTGGCCTGGATTGCCGTGGGCGGCATCCTGATGCTGTTCACGCTGGCGCTGACGTGGATCGCCGTCATCCCCGGTCTCTCCGCGACCTCGGCGGACGGCGCGAGCGCGTTCTCCTACCCGATCATCCTGTTGCCGTTCATCAGCTCCGCGTTCGTGCCCACCGCCACCATGCCCGGACCGATGCGCTGGTTCGCCGAAAACCAGCCGGTCACTTCCATCGTCAATACGGTAAGGGACCTGTTCGCGCAGCAGCCGGTGGGAAACAGCATCTGGATCGCCCTCACCTGGTGCGTCGGCATCCTTATTGTGGCCTATATCTTCGCCATGGCGGCGTATCGGAAGAAGATTGCCTAG
- a CDS encoding ABC transporter ATP-binding protein, producing the protein METTNVKAPVIRVRGLEKSYKDLQVLRGVDFDVAQGSVFALLGSNGAGKTTVVKILATLLKADAGAATVNGFDVATQAAHVRESFSLTGQFAAVDEILTGRENLVLVAKLRHVKDPGAVADELLGRFSLADSGSRKVSEYSGGMRRRLDISMSLIGNPPVIFLDEPTTGLDPQARLEVWQAVRALAAHGTTVLLTTQTLDEAEQLADRIAILHGGRIIVNGTLAELKALLPPAKVEYVEKQPTLEDVFLALVGETSKAEATKDQP; encoded by the coding sequence ATGGAAACCACCAACGTCAAGGCGCCTGTGATCCGCGTGCGGGGTCTGGAGAAGTCGTACAAGGATTTGCAGGTGCTGCGCGGCGTCGACTTTGACGTGGCACAGGGGAGCGTATTTGCCCTGCTCGGCTCGAACGGTGCGGGCAAGACCACGGTTGTGAAGATCCTTGCCACGTTGCTCAAGGCCGACGCCGGCGCTGCCACGGTCAACGGCTTCGACGTCGCCACCCAGGCCGCGCACGTGCGTGAGTCGTTCAGCCTCACGGGGCAGTTCGCGGCGGTCGATGAAATCCTCACCGGCCGCGAGAACCTGGTGCTGGTCGCCAAGCTGCGGCACGTCAAGGACCCGGGCGCCGTTGCCGATGAATTGCTGGGACGGTTCTCGCTCGCCGACTCCGGCAGCAGGAAGGTATCAGAATACTCGGGCGGCATGCGCCGGCGGCTCGACATCTCGATGAGCCTGATCGGGAATCCGCCGGTGATCTTCCTCGACGAGCCGACCACCGGACTTGACCCCCAGGCGCGGCTCGAGGTGTGGCAAGCCGTGCGGGCACTCGCGGCGCACGGCACCACGGTCCTGCTCACCACGCAGACCCTGGACGAGGCCGAACAGCTGGCCGACAGGATCGCCATCCTGCACGGCGGCAGGATCATCGTCAACGGCACCCTTGCCGAGCTCAAGGCGTTGCTGCCGCCGGCCAAGGTTGAATATGTCGAGAAGCAGCCGACACTCGAGGACGTCTTCCTCGCCCTCGTCGGGGAAACCAGCAAGGCCGAGGCAACTAAGGACCAGCCATGA
- a CDS encoding DUF1048 domain-containing protein, with translation MAKNWIELVTGSLEQKKQYRQYKARVKVLPENYRTAIEALDRYLMYFGSITKGDTLVTMLEDLLDLFEQSVADATPVRAIVGEDPVEFVETFLANYSEGQWINKERKRLVDAIDRAAGGEP, from the coding sequence ATGGCAAAGAATTGGATCGAGCTGGTCACCGGCTCGCTGGAGCAAAAGAAGCAATACCGGCAGTACAAGGCGCGCGTCAAGGTGCTTCCGGAGAACTACCGCACGGCCATCGAGGCGCTGGACCGGTACCTGATGTATTTCGGGTCGATTACCAAGGGGGACACCCTGGTGACGATGCTGGAGGATCTGCTCGATCTCTTCGAGCAGAGCGTCGCGGACGCCACCCCGGTCCGGGCGATCGTGGGGGAGGATCCCGTGGAATTCGTGGAGACATTCCTGGCGAACTACTCGGAGGGTCAGTGGATCAACAAGGAGCGGAAGCGGCTGGTCGACGCCATTGACCGCGCCGCCGGCGGCGAGCCGTAG
- a CDS encoding PadR family transcriptional regulator, translating to MGKQMTEMLKGTLEGIVLAILSVQPAYGYEITTRLREQGFTDIAEGTVYALLVRIERNGLVEVEKVASEKGPPRKVYSLNAPGRQYLEEFWTTWGFLAERLGQLKDEGQ from the coding sequence TTGGGCAAACAAATGACGGAGATGCTCAAGGGCACTCTCGAGGGGATCGTCCTGGCCATCCTGTCCGTGCAGCCCGCCTACGGATATGAGATCACGACGCGGCTGCGGGAACAGGGCTTTACGGACATCGCCGAGGGCACCGTCTACGCCCTGCTCGTGCGGATCGAACGGAACGGGCTGGTCGAGGTGGAGAAGGTTGCGTCCGAGAAGGGGCCGCCGCGCAAGGTGTACTCCCTCAACGCACCCGGGCGGCAATATCTCGAGGAATTTTGGACAACATGGGGCTTTCTGGCCGAGAGGCTGGGACAGCTCAAGGATGAAGGGCAGTAA
- a CDS encoding urea transporter, whose protein sequence is MRNGHQGFCGALARAFRSRHRELIDNVAVGALILLALFAAHWKVGLAAMLGSVLQSLLVLLLHEDAVSLGRGMLGYPGALCLPALLRYSSRTCMACPRGRRSSALGFCWSWPASSPGSSAPDALVTCAPGGKRRRTLISPWGVLHPHYLTLLCTSS, encoded by the coding sequence GTGCGTAACGGCCATCAGGGTTTTTGTGGGGCGCTGGCCCGGGCCTTCCGTTCCCGCCACCGGGAGCTGATCGACAACGTGGCAGTTGGGGCCCTGATTCTGCTGGCCCTGTTCGCCGCCCACTGGAAAGTGGGGCTCGCGGCGATGCTGGGAAGCGTGCTGCAAAGCCTGCTTGTACTGCTGTTGCACGAGGACGCCGTCAGCCTGGGCCGGGGAATGCTCGGCTATCCGGGGGCCCTGTGCTTGCCTGCCCTTTTACGCTACTCGTCCAGGACCTGCATGGCGTGTCCACGTGGCCGTAGGTCATCAGCACTTGGGTTCTGCTGGTCGTGGCCCGCTTCATCCCCGGGCTCAAGCGCGCCTGACGCGTTGGTGACGTGCGCACCCGGCGGGAAACGCCGTCGTACTTTAATTTCTCCTTGGGGGGTGTTGCATCCTCACTACTTAACGCTACTATGTACCAGTAGCTAG